CGTTGGCCAGGCTCGTCATGAACCCGGCGACCTCGGCCCCCATCACGTCGAACCACGACCTGCCCGGCTGCGGCAGAACGGCATCGATGAAGATGAGTCGGCGGATGCTCTGTGGTCGTCTTTCGAGCACTCCTGCCGCGACGTAGCCGGCGAATGAGTGAGCGACGAGAGTGGCATCCGCTTGGTCGCTGAGGGCTTCGTCGATGTCCTCGATCCAGTTATCCAGACTGACGGCGTTCGCGGGCGTCGCGTCATCGCCCGTCGTGCGTAGTTGCGGCGTGATGGTGTGGAATCCGTGGTCGTGCAGGATCGGTCTGACGCGTTCCCAGGCCCAAGGACCAAGGCCGCTACCTCCGATGAGGACGATGGGGCTGCTTGCGGTCATGTGTCTGCTCCTATGCGGTTCATGAAGTCGGTCAGGTCGTCGACGAGCTCGGCGGGCGAATCGAGTGAGGCGACGTGGCCACCGCTGTCGTGTGAGTACCAGGCCACGAGGTTGTTCGCTCGGGACGACACCGAGCGGGCGGCGAAGTCTCCATGACCGAAAACGCTCACTGCGGTCGGCACGCCCCCGGCCGCGGCATCCACGTCCGGAGCGTCCATCGAATAGATCCGCATGCTGGTGCCGGCACTCGCTGTCAGCCAGTAGAGAGTCGCGTTGGCCACGATGAAGTCGGTTCCTAGGCCGAAGTCGTCCCCCAGTGGGGCCTGCCAAAGCTGGTACTTGTCAAGCTGCCAGGCGAGCAGCCCTACGGGAGAGTCCGACAACGCGAATGCCAGCGAGTCCGGTCGGCGACTCTGCAGCTGAAGGTATCCGCCGCCGTCGACGGCGAACCTCTGCAGCCTGCTCCAAGCAGGCTCGTCGTCCGCGCTCTCGGCCATGAAGCCTCGTAGCCCTGCGCTCACGTGGACACCGATAACCCGCTCGGGTTCGACTGCGGCGATGGCTCGAGCGACGACGGACCCCCAGTCCTGTCCATGGACGAGGAACCGGTGGTGGCCCATCGCCCGCATGGCATCAGCCAGTGCGCGCGCTGAGTCGGTGATCGACCAGGAACCTGGTGGCAAAGTCGAGGTGCCGAACCCGGGAAGGGAAGCAAGCACGATCTCGGAGGCGAGAGTCCGGAGAGGCTCGATCACACGGTGGAAGGCGAGGAAAGAGGTGGGCCAGCCGTGCAGAAGCAACATTGGCACGCACCCTGATCCGCGGACCCTGACGGCATGGACGCGGGTGCCCGCGATCCTGAAGTCGACGTGCTCACCCAATCCGTCGTGGCTCTTCTGCTGAAGCCAGTGGTCCCACTCAGTCGCATAGTGCTCCACGATCGACGGCGCAAGACCGCGCGCCCCCTCGCCCAACGATGGCAGCACCGGCCACCGCGTCTGACTCAAGCGGCTACGGAGCGACTCGAAACCCGCATCGGCCCCGAGTGCACCCACGAGAAGTTGGTAGCATGCTGTCACATTGCCAAACCCTAGGCACATGACAGTCTGCTGTCAAAGGAGAGTTGCGTGAACCCCGACGCCGACGCGGCACTGCATGCCATCTTCGAGGTCAATCGGCTCCTGCGCGACGCCGGGGAGCGAGTGTCCGCGGCGGCAAGTCAAACACATTCCCGGCGCATGGTCCTCCAAGCCGGCGATCGCGCCACCGTCCCGGACATCGCCCGCCGGCTCGGGCTCCAGCGGCAGAGCGTTCAGCGCGTCGCCGACGAACTCGTAGCAGACGGTCTTGCGCGCTACGAGGACAACCCACGCCACCAGCGGTCCCGACTCCTCGTCACGACGGCAGCCGGAAAGAGCGCACTCGCGGCGATCCAGAGCGCTCACCGCGCGTGGGTCGCGGAAGTGGTAGCCACAGTCGGCGAGCTCGACTGGGAACGCCTCAACGGTGACCTTGGCCGCATCGCGCAGGCCGTTGGGCACCACGCACGGCAGCCTGGCTAAGTCACGGCATGCACGGCCAAGCATCTGTGCTGGCGTCTGGTGGTGTCGACTCTCGCCAACATGCTGACCCGATGGATCCTCGTCGGTGCTCGAACTCGCCTACAACTGGTGTCGAACGGAACCTCCCAAGCCAGGTCGTGATCGTGCACGCGCTGATCGGCCGTGTGATGAGCCAGGCCGACCACGCGCCGCGAGGCACGAACATCGCGCTGCGGTGTTGGGAGATCCGCAACGAGCTCGAGGCCTTCGGCGCCGGCGACGACCCGGACGTGCTTGCGAATAAGCACGACGACCGCCCGATGGGCGAGCTACTCGAGGCTTCCGTGGCCGGGCTCGGCACCGGTCGAGGGCCCGACGCCCAGGCATTGGAGGGGTTCATCCGTGGTGAGCACGTCACCGAAACGTTCAGTGACCAGGTGCGGACTGTGGTCGGTTGGGAGCAGATCGCGGTCAGTGCCCGGTTGCTGATGAGCACCCTGTCGCGGCCGTATCCGGTCGAGGCCGCCGCTGCCGGGCAGCGTGGCCGGTGGGTGCCCCTGCCTGCGGACTCGCCGCCGGCCCAGGCCCTCCTCGATTCGACTGCGGCCGCTCACCGTGCGTCGGGCGAGATGGTCGCGATGGTCCGGGCTCGGGACATGCATGCTCACAACTTCCCGAACACGCGAGCCTTCGGACAGGGCACCTCAACCGACGCATCGGCTATGCCGACTGTCCTCGGCATGGAGGCCGCGCGCGAACCTGGTCATGGGCTTAGCCGCTGACGGAGCGGTCCCCCGTCGCCGCACGGCTGGACGTCCCCCGGTACAGAAGTTGGATGGGATGGCGCTGCCGTTGGCAGAGCGGATTCGGGTGGCAGCGGATCTACGGCCAGCCGCGCAAGTGTTCGCCGCGTTGGGCAACGTCGTCAGGTTGGAAATCGTGAAGGTGCTGTCCGAGCAAGGCCCGATGACCGCCGCCGAGCTGCGGGTCGCGATGTCAGCCGGCGACATCAGCCCACACCTGAGGCTGCTGATCGAGGCGGGGATCATCGAGCGGGCCGGCCACCGGAAAGGCTCCGGGGCACCGATCATCTTCGCCCTGGTCGACGATGCCCTCAATGCGATCATCTTCCTGCTGCGCTGAGGTCCGTGCGTACGCCGTTGCGAACTGGGCGCGACCACGCCGCCCTCGCATTCGTGCTGTCCACTCTCGGCCACCCCACCCGCCTCGAGGTCGTGCAGTGGCTCCTGTTGCGTGGCCCGTTGTCGGTCCGCGGCCTGCGCGAGTTCATGACTGGTGACATCACTGGGGCTCCAGCGTGACCGGTCACCGGCCTACAGCGGCAACGTCATGAACACGCTATTGGGATCCGCCGCATAGGAACCGAACGGTGCACAGTCAGTGAACCCCGCCTTGCGATAGAACGCCCGCGCGGGAGCGAAGAACTCCATGCTCCCCGTCTCCAACGACACCCTGCCGACGCCGCGCGATCGAGCATTTCGCAAAGCGTGGTCCAACAACTGCGAGGCGATGCCCTCGCCCCGACGCGCTGGCGCGGTCCGCATGCTCTTCAACTCTTCATGCCCCACAGTCAACTCAGCCAGAGCGACTGTTCCCACCACTGCACCCGAGTCACGAGCAACCCACAACCGCACACCCGGTCCCTGAAGTGAACTGAGGTCGAGTGCGTGCCGACTCTCCACAGGAGCAGTCGGAGCCAGGTCATCCAGGTGCTCCTGCAGGAACATCACAAGCTGCTCATCCTCGAAATCAGGCTCCGCGATATCGATCATGTCCCAATCAAACCGGGTCCAAGTCAAACCGTCACACCGGGGCCGAACCCAGTTGACATAGCCAGAACCGGTGGGGCGAGAGAAGCGCACGGGTGGACCGATGGTCAACGCACTACTGCCCGGGGTGATCGACAAGGTGGCATCCCTCCTGTCCGCCAGCCCGACCGGCCAGTAGACCCGGTTGCGACCCGGCGCGTTCTGACCGGGCGCAGTAGCTTCGCCCCTTGAGAGTGAGGGTGTGTTGTTGGCGAGTTGGGAATCACCCTTTGGGGCGTATCTCCCGTTCTCCCTGGCCTCTTGGACCGAACAGCGACAGTCGGAGGTGTGGAGAATGACCCACCCTCGCGGTTAGAGTCCGTATTGCCTCCCCTTCTCCAGGGCCACCTATGACCTAGCGCGGTGACGCCGGGCCACAAGGCTCGGGCCGCGTGATGGAGAAAGGTAGGTACGAAGATGGTTGAGAGACCAGATTCGGGCGATGCCCCTGAGGAGACGAAGGCGGCGGAGCAGAGCAACGAAAAGGGACCCTCCACCTCGGTAAAGGTCGGGTCCCTAGTCGTGAACACTGCCGCCGCGGCGGCATCGCATGAGGTGGGGTCGTGGCTAGGCCATGAACTCATCTCGTGGGTGATCCAGCTTTTTAGCTGAGCCACCCGGCGGGGCGTCCCTCTGGCCAGGGGCGTCCCGTCTGTTTGTGCGGAGCTGATGCTTGCGCGTCAACTCGTAGCCCACACCGTAGCACCCAGATTCCTGGGTCAATAACCCGTTCTGAGACGAAATTTTTCACGGTATCCCCCGGCCCGGGGCGCTGTTCGGGTCGCTGCACCCCTCTCCGATCTTGGCCTGACTCGAACTATGGGGCGCCAGTGCCGATGGGCGGGAAGGTGTCGTTCTCGGTGAACGTCACGTCGATCACGAGGCGCGGCTTGTGTTGGCAGACGCAGTGCCGCAGCGGGTATTCCCGCTGAGCTACGTGGTCGATGCAGTCTTCGGGCTGGTGTGGTTCCTGGCAGGGCTGACAGATCATGCCGGTGGTTCCTTTCGGTTGGTGAGTGGTACCCCATGTATGTCTCGTATGGCGTGTATGTCGCGTATGCGTTCTAGATGCTGAGGTCTCCCCCGTTGCGGCTCGATGCTGCGTTAATGGCGTGCATGACGGCATGAGTGACGAAGGTGCCGCGCCCCTCGCGATGGCCGGTGAGTTCATCGGCTCGCATCGCGTCCTCGAGCGCGATCCGCGCCCCTTCGGGCAGCCGGAACTTCCGCGGCCGTGAGGCGCCCGCGGTCGCCGGCGGCAACGTCAGGCTCTTTCGCTCCTGAGCTCGCCGGCTCGGTGACAACCGTGCCCACATTTGGACGGCCACGGCGACCCACCCGTTGAAGGAGGTGGGCGTGGACTTCGCGTCGTGCACGCGGTCGACCAGGTGCGCGGCCTTGGCCCGGTTCATCGTCTCGTCACTCCAGCGGGTACTGAAGTCCAGGCCGACCGCTGCGGCCGACGTCGCCCGTCGAGCCGCCGCCCCAGAACGGGTGCGCGGGGTGGTTGCGGTGTTCGATGCCGTGGGCTCGATGTCGTCGTCGAGGCCGCTGTGCTTGACGTCCGCGAAGGGGCGGGGTTGGCGGCGGTTCATGAGTTTGCTCCTGCTCGGATGATGGTGCCGATGGCTTCGATGTAGTCCTGACTGGCCCGCGTTGTGGGTGCGTGGATCGTCACCGGCCGGCCTGGGCGTCGGGGTGACCGGTACGCCTCGCGGACTTTCACGTCTTCCCGGATGGGTGTGGTGAGACGGTCGCCGTAGGTCTGTTGCAGCTCCTCGAGGATCTCCCGGGCCATCACTCCCCCGGTACGAAAACGTGTCGGGACAACCCAGTCGATGCGGGCGCCGGGTCGCATCCGTCGGCCGACCTTGGTCCGCAGGACTTCCTCCAGACGGTTGAGCTGCTCCAGGGCCTCGCGCTCCATGCTCACCGGTGCGATCACGATGTCGGCTGCGACGAGGGCTGTGATGGTGACACCGGCCAGGGATGGCGGAGTGTCGATCACGACATCGCTCCACGGTTCGGTTCCGCCGCGTAGGTAGTCCCGTAGACCGGTGGCCAGGTCGGGGACGTCCTGGACGGTGAGGTCGCTGAGCTTGTGTGTGCCGACGATGATGCTGGTGCCTGGGATGGTGGGCGAGTCGGTGGCGGCGTCCTGCAAGGTCGCTTCACCCTCCAACAGCTCCGCCGTGTGCCCGTAGATCGTGGTTTCGTCGACGACGCCGGCCCAGCTGGTGAAGTTGCCCTGCTGGTCTAAGTCCAGGCCGATCGGCTTACGGCCGGCGCGGGCCAGGCCCGCCAGGAGTTCGCCGGCCACGCTCGACTTGCCCACTCCCCCCTTGCCGCCAGCCACCGTGTAGATCGTCATGAGGTCGCCTCGCCTGATCGTTCAGCCATGGTGCCCTCTCCTTTGGTTGGTCATTGCCGATGTATGTAGTGTATGGCATGTATTTGGTGTATGTCATCATTTTGCCTAGGTCGTGTCGATCCAGCTCGACCGTTGGCCGCGCAAGGCCGCCTTCTAGACTTGGGGCACCCTTTTGGTTTGGTACCCCGAAGGTGTCGCGGCCCCGGGTCTTCGGACCCGGGGCCGCTCTCACTTCCTCATCCTCAGGTGGTCCCGGAGCGCACTTCCTGGAAGCCGGTCTGGCCGCGGGTGAGTCCGCAGCTGGGGCACCGCCGAACCGCGTCTGCTTCCTTGATGCTCAGGTGGGGGCTGGTCCAGCCGCACCACTCACAGATCGCGTTCCGCCCCGTGCTGTGGGTGGTGATCAGGACTGCGTATCCGTTGACCCGGACCGTGTTGGGGCTCATGATTGCTTCCCCTGGGCGCCGCGGTGGTCGGTGACTTTGTGCCAGGGGCATCGGTCGGTCCAGCTGTACTCGGTCTCGACCGTGACCGTCTTGGGGTTCGCGCGTACGACGGTGCGCCAGATGCCGGAGATCATGACCTGATCGCCGGCCTTGACGGTGGCCGGGCTGTAGTCGCCAGCTTCCCCCTCGGCCAGTTGCTGGCTGCTGACGCCCTGCCAAAACTCGAGCTCGTTCGACAAGTGCGCGATGGCTTCGGTAAGGCGCAGCCCTGCACCCTGCTCTACTCCTCCCCCGCTGGCACGATGAAGGGCGAGGCTGCGCTGATGTTTGCGCAAGTCGGCAGCCAGTCGCTCGACGCGGTTACCGACCGTAATCGGGTTGTTGCGTCCTTCGGTAGCCGCGGCGGCCTGGCTTGCTTGTCGGGCGAGCTCTGCAGCCCTCTCCCCTTCGCTGATGGCCTTGCCCATGCCGCAGTGGATCCGCTCCTGGTCGCGCTCAGCTTTCGCTTGAGAGTGATGGCCGAGAAGGATGGGCTGACCCAGCGGGATCCGGTCGGTGATGGCCTGCACGCCCTCCCAGGCATTCGTGGCGGCTTGTTCGTGGGTGGCCGCTCGAGCGGTCAGTTCGGCGGCGCGTTCCTCGCTGCGTGCTTGGCGGTCACGCTCGGCGTCACCCTCGGAGCGCGGAGCCGCGTCTACGGCGACTTCCACATCGAAACCCTCGGCGACCAACGCCGCGGCAGTTCGCTCGATGACCCACCGCTTGGGTGCGCGGTCGCGGCTGTACGGCACAAACCAAGCACTGATGCTGCGGCCCCACCGCCAGCCATTGCTTTTGAGGATGGCCGCGGTGCCGTCGCCTCGCTCGGTGCCGTCGATGAGAGTGCCCTCGGCGGATGTATGGGTGATGATCAGGTCGACCATGACAGGCCTTTCGGTTGGTGGTGGGTGGTACCCCGTGTGTTGATGTATTAAGTGTATGGCATGTATGGCATGTATTGAAGTGTTTTGCCTGATTTGTTTGGGACTTCTCACATGGTGGACAGGAGTTTGAGCGGCCAGAAATCGGCCGGACCCCCTCCTCAAAGCTCTTGAGCGCGGCCGAAGGCCGCTCCGTCGTCAGTCGGGTCGGGCAAACAGGGCGCGGAGCTTGCGGAGCGCACGCCCGACCCTCGACTGACAGGGCACCGGGTCGGCGCAGCCGACGCCGCTAAACGGCTGCGCAGCAGCCGCCGGCCCGCCCCGGGACGCTTTTCCCCGGGGCGGGCCGGCGCCGATGTAGCCCCGGGCCTGCGGGTGGCAGACCCGGGGCGTATGGCGTGTATGGGCCTAGAAGCTCAGTCCGAGGGAGATTGCTCGGCTTGCGAGGGCGGCGAGGCTGTAGGTGGGGTCGTCCGCGTGAGCGGCGCTGAGAGCGGTTTGGGTGATCGCGGCCGGCACGGTGTTGCCGCTGCTGTGGGCGATGATCCCGGCCATCGTCCAAAAGACTGCTCGGTGCCCTGGGGCCATGCGTGCTCCGGCTTTGCGGAGCTCGTCGACGATCACGGGGTAGCCGACCTGGCCCGCGACCTCGACCAGCGTGGACGACAGGGACGCGAACCCTTTGCCCGACTCGGCCAGGAGCGTGTCGCGCAGCGTCTTGTCCTGCAACGCGGTGGCGAGTTCGGCGAGTTCGACATCGGCGGCGTTCTTGCCCGCGATGAGCAGCAGGAAGGTTGCGACGGCGTCGACTCGGTTGGCCGACTCGGCCGGGGTGATCGAGCCGTGGCCGGTCCAAGCGGCGCGCAGTTCATCCGGGGTGACGGGTGCGCCGGTCTGCACGCGGGCGCGCACCACGAACGGGTCGTCGGTGCCGGGAAGTTGCCCGGTCTTGCCCGTGGCGCAGTCTCGCAGCTCGTTGCCGGTGACGATGAATGCTCCGGTGTCGACGCCGGTCGTCAGGGCCGCTTCGCGCATGGCTTCGGCCTGGGCGTCGCTATCCCCCGCCGCATTCCACACGGTGACGATGAGTCGGTGAATGTCGGCGCGAGTGCGGAACACGTCGATGGTCGACAGGGTCATCTCGGCCAGCTGGTCGATGCCGTCCAGCTTGGCCAGGTCGAGGCGGGCGGTCCCGACCAGGACGTTCCCGCCCTCGACTCCGGCCAGGGTGACGACGTTCTCGAGAGTGACGCCGAACATCGCGGGCTGGGCTGCGATCAGCGATGCGGCTGCCACGGTCAGAACGTTGGGCTTGTTGTCGGTCATTGGTGTGCCTTTCGGTTGGTGTGGGTGGTACCCCGTTGTGTTGATGTATTAAGTGTATGGCATGTATGGCATGTATTGAAGTGTTTTGCCCGATTTGTTTGGGACTTCTCACATGGTGGACAGGAGTTTGAGCGGCCAGAAATCGGCCGGACCCCCTCCTCAAAGCTCTTGAGCGCGGCCGAAGGCCGCTCCGTCGTCAGTCGGGTCGGGCAAACAGGGCGCGGAGCTTGCGGAGCGCACGCCCGACCCTCGACTGACAGGGCACCGGGTCGGCGCAGCCGACGCCGCTAAACGGCTGCGCAGCAGCCGCCGGCCCGTCCGGGACGCTTTACCCCGGACGGGCCGGCGCGGCGACTAGGCCGCCTGGAGTAGGTCGGCGGCAATCTCCGCGACGGGCTCTCCGGCCTTGGCGCGCTTCCAGGCTTCGCCCTTGGGCTCGAGTCCAGCCGCGCGCAGCTGCTCGGCCAACGCCTTGTTGTCGGCCTTCGCGTCGGCCCGGTCGGCCTTGGGGGAGCGGGCAACGGTGACGTTCTCGGCTCCGAGGGCGACGGCTGCGACAGCGTCCAGGACGTGGCACGAGCGTTCATAGGCGACGGCGACCCGCTGAGCGCTGCGTGCCCATTCGGCCATGTAGCGGGCAGCGCTTCGGGCGTGCTGCCCCTGGCCGAACGCGACGAGCAGACCATAGGCGACGGCTTCGGCTTCGGCCTCCATGTCGCCGCGGTGCTCTCCGGCGTAGGGGCGGTCATCGTCCGCGCCGTGCAGGAGCGCGTGGGCGATTTCGTGGGCCAGGGTCTCGACGGCCGCCCATTCGGTCAGGCCCCCGTGAACGACAATCTGCCGGGTGGCGTGGATGGTGTAGCCACCCTCGACCATCTCGGTGCCGCTGCGGTCCACGGTCCAGCCCTGGCCGGTGATCCACGCGGCGAGCCGATCGAAGATTTCGCGGGCCTCACCTTCGGGAAGCTCGGGGGCGGTGAACTCGGCCTCTCCGGTCTGCCCCTGGTCGTTGACCACATCGGCCGCGCAGTAGGTCCGCTCGACCCGGAAGACGCGGCGCTGCCGCGCTCCGGGGGTGCCCTGGGGGACCTTCTCGCCGGTCGCAGGGTCCAGCCACAGCATCAGCGGGCGGGACCAGATCGCCAGCGGTGCGCCGGTCGGGGCGTATCCGCGCCGCGCCCAGACGTACCGGGGCGCGATTTCCTGCGACGCGGCGTGCATCGCGGCCGCGAACGCCTCCCGGGAACTGCGCCCGTCGCGGGCGAAACGGCCCACGAGCTGAGCGAGGATCAACGCCTGGTTGGTGGGGGAGTAGGCCGGGTGTCCGCTGCGCAACCGCAGCGCACGGGCAGCCATCGCCGCAGGCCAGCCCGTCGGGTTCTCGATGAACGCGTTCACCTGGTCGACCAGTTCGGCGCGGTTCGCCTGGTGGTCGATTTGCTGCTTGGTCATGACAGGCCTTTCGGTTGGTGGTGGGTGGTACCCCGTTGTGTTGATGTATTAAGTGTATGGCATGTATGGCATGTATTGAAGTGTTTTGCCTGATTTGTTTGGGACTTCTCACATGGTGGACAGGAGTTTGAGCGGCCAGAAATCGGCCGGACCCCCTCCTCAAAGCTCTTGAGCGCGGCCGAAGGCCGCTCCGTCGTCAGTCGGGTCGGGCAAACAGGGCGCGGAGCTTGCGGAGCGCACGCCCGACCCTCGACTGACAGGGCACCGGGTCGGCGCAGCCGACGCCGCT
The window above is part of the Calidifontibacter indicus genome. Proteins encoded here:
- a CDS encoding alpha/beta fold hydrolase — translated: MTASSPIVLIGGSGLGPWAWERVRPILHDHGFHTITPQLRTTGDDATPANAVSLDNWIEDIDEALSDQADATLVAHSFAGYVAAGVLERRPQSIRRLIFIDAVLPQPGRSWFDVMGAEVAGFMTSLANDGAIPWFSRDQLDQLYPDNGIGDADFAWMQQHLTAQPIGTYTQPAINEPLSAAGVPVAYVRCLRTSPPVAEVSAEKLGWSYRTLDAGHWPMITHPAETACVTMELATS
- a CDS encoding alpha/beta fold hydrolase; protein product: MCLGFGNVTACYQLLVGALGADAGFESLRSRLSQTRWPVLPSLGEGARGLAPSIVEHYATEWDHWLQQKSHDGLGEHVDFRIAGTRVHAVRVRGSGCVPMLLLHGWPTSFLAFHRVIEPLRTLASEIVLASLPGFGTSTLPPGSWSITDSARALADAMRAMGHHRFLVHGQDWGSVVARAIAAVEPERVIGVHVSAGLRGFMAESADDEPAWSRLQRFAVDGGGYLQLQSRRPDSLAFALSDSPVGLLAWQLDKYQLWQAPLGDDFGLGTDFIVANATLYWLTASAGTSMRIYSMDAPDVDAAAGGVPTAVSVFGHGDFAARSVSSRANNLVAWYSHDSGGHVASLDSPAELVDDLTDFMNRIGADT
- a CDS encoding MarR family transcriptional regulator, which gives rise to MVLQAGDRATVPDIARRLGLQRQSVQRVADELVADGLARYEDNPRHQRSRLLVTTAAGKSALAAIQSAHRAWVAEVVATVGELDWERLNGDLGRIAQAVGHHARQPG
- a CDS encoding ArsR/SmtB family transcription factor; translated protein: MALPLAERIRVAADLRPAAQVFAALGNVVRLEIVKVLSEQGPMTAAELRVAMSAGDISPHLRLLIEAGIIERAGHRKGSGAPIIFALVDDALNAIIFLLR
- a CDS encoding GNAT family N-acetyltransferase is translated as MIDIAEPDFEDEQLVMFLQEHLDDLAPTAPVESRHALDLSSLQGPGVRLWVARDSGAVVGTVALAELTVGHEELKSMRTAPARRGEGIASQLLDHALRNARSRGVGRVSLETGSMEFFAPARAFYRKAGFTDCAPFGSYAADPNSVFMTLPL
- a CDS encoding ParA family protein gives rise to the protein MTIYTVAGGKGGVGKSSVAGELLAGLARAGRKPIGLDLDQQGNFTSWAGVVDETTIYGHTAELLEGEATLQDAATDSPTIPGTSIIVGTHKLSDLTVQDVPDLATGLRDYLRGGTEPWSDVVIDTPPSLAGVTITALVAADIVIAPVSMEREALEQLNRLEEVLRTKVGRRMRPGARIDWVVPTRFRTGGVMAREILEELQQTYGDRLTTPIREDVKVREAYRSPRRPGRPVTIHAPTTRASQDYIEAIGTIIRAGANS
- a CDS encoding DUF3560 domain-containing protein, which translates into the protein MVDLIITHTSAEGTLIDGTERGDGTAAILKSNGWRWGRSISAWFVPYSRDRAPKRWVIERTAAALVAEGFDVEVAVDAAPRSEGDAERDRQARSEERAAELTARAATHEQAATNAWEGVQAITDRIPLGQPILLGHHSQAKAERDQERIHCGMGKAISEGERAAELARQASQAAAATEGRNNPITVGNRVERLAADLRKHQRSLALHRASGGGVEQGAGLRLTEAIAHLSNELEFWQGVSSQQLAEGEAGDYSPATVKAGDQVMISGIWRTVVRANPKTVTVETEYSWTDRCPWHKVTDHRGAQGKQS
- a CDS encoding DUF4192 family protein — its product is MTDNKPNVLTVAAASLIAAQPAMFGVTLENVVTLAGVEGGNVLVGTARLDLAKLDGIDQLAEMTLSTIDVFRTRADIHRLIVTVWNAAGDSDAQAEAMREAALTTGVDTGAFIVTGNELRDCATGKTGQLPGTDDPFVVRARVQTGAPVTPDELRAAWTGHGSITPAESANRVDAVATFLLLIAGKNAADVELAELATALQDKTLRDTLLAESGKGFASLSSTLVEVAGQVGYPVIVDELRKAGARMAPGHRAVFWTMAGIIAHSSGNTVPAAITQTALSAAHADDPTYSLAALASRAISLGLSF
- a CDS encoding ImmA/IrrE family metallo-endopeptidase → MTKQQIDHQANRAELVDQVNAFIENPTGWPAAMAARALRLRSGHPAYSPTNQALILAQLVGRFARDGRSSREAFAAAMHAASQEIAPRYVWARRGYAPTGAPLAIWSRPLMLWLDPATGEKVPQGTPGARQRRVFRVERTYCAADVVNDQGQTGEAEFTAPELPEGEAREIFDRLAAWITGQGWTVDRSGTEMVEGGYTIHATRQIVVHGGLTEWAAVETLAHEIAHALLHGADDDRPYAGEHRGDMEAEAEAVAYGLLVAFGQGQHARSAARYMAEWARSAQRVAVAYERSCHVLDAVAAVALGAENVTVARSPKADRADAKADNKALAEQLRAAGLEPKGEAWKRAKAGEPVAEIAADLLQAA